One Phycisphaera mikurensis NBRC 102666 DNA window includes the following coding sequences:
- a CDS encoding phosphotransferase: MSREPAPQSGAGGAPSRSASSGTADPEATRPSLRALPVAAPAVLAAVSKRRLNGQPAAPLRPLPADPAAKVPQADARVSIGGLPDPDAAFRQLRWGGRLVALTRSETAARHAGDHLGRYRGLSVEAGPYRLRTPRRGFGWLPGAACVPGISRGWHGVTARRTGLVAADEVAQRFTFDVRLERVPSVSDEHVVAKTVPTYRQTVQRLRERFPDAKESVLMDRAGKLVKRVFPVFLTREAAFLQLLQRDMPEGYRHRVPRALAIERSPDGTVQKLFMSWLRLGGDPLSHLDFAEQSADLLRVLHDFGGVIHLDLRLDNMVIHDGEVCFVDFGSAVRVGEDLDRSPMLKGLFHEMMQTSQIQRTLGKMKDQGHLTSGTLLAAEGRVDKAVDLFYLALQISRPYWNPDLVAFIDYDETSEETRRLKRLTDAILRPPNVANPDFNSAADVLAGVARIRERMGTNPAFDRGRG, from the coding sequence GTGAGCCGCGAGCCCGCCCCCCAATCCGGAGCCGGCGGCGCTCCATCGCGCAGCGCCTCGTCGGGGACCGCCGATCCGGAGGCGACGCGGCCGTCGCTGCGGGCGCTGCCGGTGGCGGCGCCGGCGGTGCTCGCCGCGGTCTCCAAGCGGCGGCTGAACGGGCAGCCCGCGGCCCCGCTGCGGCCGCTGCCGGCGGACCCCGCCGCCAAGGTGCCGCAGGCCGATGCCCGCGTGAGCATCGGCGGCCTGCCCGACCCCGACGCGGCCTTCCGGCAGCTGCGGTGGGGCGGCCGGCTGGTGGCGCTCACGCGCAGCGAGACGGCCGCCCGGCACGCCGGCGACCACCTCGGCCGCTACCGCGGCCTGAGCGTGGAGGCCGGTCCGTATCGGTTGCGCACGCCCCGCCGCGGCTTCGGCTGGCTGCCCGGCGCCGCCTGCGTGCCGGGCATCTCGCGTGGATGGCACGGCGTGACGGCGCGGCGGACCGGCCTGGTCGCCGCCGACGAGGTCGCTCAGCGCTTCACCTTCGACGTCCGGCTCGAGCGGGTGCCCTCGGTCAGCGACGAGCACGTCGTGGCGAAGACGGTGCCGACCTACCGCCAGACGGTCCAGCGGCTGCGGGAACGGTTCCCCGACGCAAAGGAGAGCGTGCTGATGGACCGGGCCGGCAAGCTCGTGAAGCGGGTGTTCCCGGTCTTTCTGACGCGTGAAGCGGCTTTTCTGCAGCTGCTCCAGCGCGACATGCCCGAGGGCTACCGGCACCGCGTGCCGCGTGCCCTGGCGATCGAGCGGTCCCCCGACGGCACCGTCCAGAAGCTGTTCATGAGCTGGTTGCGGCTCGGCGGAGACCCGCTGTCGCACCTGGACTTCGCGGAGCAGTCCGCCGACCTCCTCCGCGTCCTGCACGACTTCGGCGGGGTCATCCACCTCGACCTGCGGCTGGACAACATGGTGATCCACGACGGGGAGGTCTGCTTCGTGGACTTCGGATCCGCGGTGAGGGTGGGCGAGGACCTGGATCGGAGCCCGATGCTCAAGGGCCTCTTCCACGAGATGATGCAGACCTCGCAGATCCAGCGGACGCTGGGCAAGATGAAGGACCAGGGCCACCTCACCAGCGGCACGCTGCTCGCCGCCGAGGGCCGCGTGGACAAGGCGGTGGACCTCTTCTACCTCGCGCTGCAGATCAGCCGGCCCTACTGGAATCCCGATCTCGTCGCCTTCATCGACTACGACGAGACCAGCGAAGAGACCCGCCGCCTCAAACGCTTGACCGACGCCATCCTGCGTCCGCCCAACGTCGCCAATCCCGACTTCAACTCCGCGGCCGACGTGCTCGCCGGCGTCGCGCGCATCCGCGAACGCATGGGCACCAACCCGGCATTCGACCGCGGCCGCGGCTGA
- a CDS encoding PEP-CTERM sorting domain-containing protein, translating into MRRLATALAAAVATTGAPALAITITDSGDSGGFYFSSANNVAVYAGKFEVAFDANAYDGDGSTFEDDKAVGTITYDVSNPSLGVPAGELFTEVQLDTSTWDGRANFDGQTLADIYALEVSADGSTFTPATLTFTGDDRPTAGGFAANTAIASGLAAQAVRITLRARGEAAGNPDQNVWSAQLLETRLTTAVPEPASAALLGLGLATLGLRRRG; encoded by the coding sequence ATGCGTCGTCTCGCCACCGCCCTCGCCGCCGCCGTCGCCACCACCGGCGCCCCCGCTCTCGCCATCACGATCACCGACAGCGGCGATTCCGGCGGCTTCTACTTCAGCAGCGCCAACAACGTGGCGGTCTACGCCGGCAAGTTCGAGGTCGCCTTCGACGCCAACGCCTACGACGGCGACGGCTCGACCTTCGAGGACGACAAGGCCGTGGGCACGATCACCTACGACGTCTCCAACCCGAGCCTGGGTGTCCCCGCCGGCGAGCTGTTCACCGAGGTGCAGCTGGACACCAGCACCTGGGACGGCCGGGCGAACTTCGACGGCCAGACCCTCGCCGACATCTACGCGCTGGAGGTCTCCGCCGACGGCAGCACCTTCACGCCGGCCACGCTGACGTTCACCGGCGACGACCGGCCGACCGCCGGCGGCTTCGCGGCCAACACCGCCATCGCCAGCGGCCTCGCCGCCCAGGCGGTGCGGATCACGCTGCGGGCCCGCGGCGAGGCCGCCGGCAACCCCGACCAGAACGTCTGGTCGGCGCAGCTGCTGGAGACCCGGCTGACCACCGCCGTGCCCGAGCCGGCCTCCGCCGCGTTGCTGGGCTTGGGCCTCGCGACGCTGGGCTTGCGGCGACGCGGCTGA
- the trpC gene encoding indole-3-glycerol phosphate synthase TrpC, with the protein MPSILDDIVQTKRAEVDQRSASVSLEEMKARALDTPRPRNFFKALTQPARRLKVIAEVKRASPSAGVLRDDFDAVQIAEAYHANGAAAISCLTDERYFQGRLEDLQRIKDAVPIPVLRKDFLIDPWQLYESRAAGADAVLLIAECLREPEMIDLLILATELQMTTLVEVHDLESLIQVKPHLGFPLPGYQLLGINNRDLREMTTDVAHTIDLLGEVPDKGILVSESGIREHADVAELLKNGVYRVLVGESLMKQEDPGAALRELIHGDDGGESFNG; encoded by the coding sequence ATGCCGAGCATCCTCGACGACATCGTGCAGACCAAGCGGGCGGAGGTGGACCAACGTTCCGCGTCGGTGTCGCTGGAGGAGATGAAAGCGCGGGCGCTGGACACGCCCCGGCCGCGGAACTTCTTCAAGGCGCTCACGCAGCCGGCCCGCCGGCTGAAGGTCATCGCCGAGGTCAAGCGGGCGTCCCCGTCCGCGGGTGTGCTCCGCGACGACTTCGACGCGGTCCAGATCGCCGAGGCGTACCACGCCAACGGGGCGGCCGCGATCTCCTGCCTCACCGACGAACGCTACTTCCAGGGGCGGCTGGAGGACCTCCAGCGGATCAAGGACGCCGTGCCGATCCCCGTGCTGCGGAAGGACTTCCTGATCGACCCGTGGCAGCTGTACGAGAGCCGGGCCGCCGGCGCCGACGCGGTGCTGCTGATCGCCGAGTGCCTCCGCGAGCCGGAGATGATCGATCTGCTGATCCTCGCGACCGAGCTGCAGATGACCACGCTCGTCGAGGTCCACGACCTCGAGTCGCTCATCCAAGTCAAGCCGCACCTGGGCTTCCCGCTGCCGGGCTACCAGCTCCTGGGGATCAACAACCGCGACCTGCGGGAGATGACCACGGACGTCGCCCACACGATCGACCTGCTCGGCGAGGTGCCCGACAAGGGCATCCTGGTGAGCGAGTCGGGCATCCGCGAGCACGCCGATGTCGCCGAGCTGCTCAAGAACGGCGTCTACCGCGTGCTCGTTGGGGAGAGCCTCATGAAGCAGGAGGATCCGGGCGCCGCCCTCCGCGAGCTGATCCACGGCGACGACGGCGGCGAGAGCTTCAACGGCTGA
- a CDS encoding apiosidase-like domain-containing protein, with protein MGEDRTSASPAAVGPAGRFLVDAAGRRVFLLADTAWELFHRWTREQTARYLAARSRQGFNAVMAVLLAELDGLATPTPEGLRPLIGNDPARPAAAYFDEAEARVAEMNRLGLTAVLLPAWGDKVTLGWGVGPVVFDAGNAAAYGDFLARRFAGRGVIWMLGGDRHADAPADRRVWEAMAAAIRGAGDRRLITWHPPGGRSSSAWFPDAAWLDFHSLQTGHTGRQAPIEAAVAADRALRPAKPVWNAEPCYEAHPVMRMHRGGWKPAGGFFDEHDVRDAAWRSAFSGACGHAYGCHSVWQAYEPEGPRATEPVNFPGDAWHRQLALPGAEQMRHLAAFMAEHEDWEPLDPGHAGDLPALRSASGKEVAVYAMKALPIAYRRRQLEGLAARVGVSPRRWLDPRTGRETPAEPGRSADGPDPSRDAVLRLA; from the coding sequence ATGGGCGAGGATCGCACCAGCGCGTCGCCGGCGGCCGTCGGTCCGGCGGGCCGCTTCCTCGTCGATGCGGCGGGGCGGCGGGTGTTCCTCCTCGCCGACACGGCCTGGGAGCTCTTCCACCGCTGGACGCGGGAGCAGACCGCCCGCTATCTCGCCGCCCGCAGCCGTCAGGGCTTCAACGCGGTGATGGCGGTGCTGCTGGCCGAGCTCGACGGCCTCGCGACGCCGACGCCGGAGGGCCTGCGGCCGCTGATCGGCAACGACCCGGCGCGGCCCGCCGCGGCGTACTTCGACGAGGCGGAGGCGCGGGTCGCGGAGATGAATCGGCTGGGCCTGACCGCGGTGCTGCTGCCGGCTTGGGGCGACAAGGTGACGCTGGGCTGGGGTGTGGGGCCGGTGGTCTTCGACGCGGGCAACGCGGCGGCGTACGGCGACTTCCTCGCCCGCCGCTTCGCCGGCCGCGGGGTGATCTGGATGCTCGGCGGCGACCGCCACGCCGATGCTCCCGCGGACCGTCGGGTCTGGGAAGCGATGGCGGCCGCGATCCGCGGCGCCGGCGACCGTCGCTTGATCACGTGGCACCCGCCGGGCGGACGGTCGAGCTCGGCGTGGTTCCCCGACGCCGCGTGGCTGGATTTCCACTCGCTGCAGACGGGGCACACCGGGCGGCAGGCACCGATCGAGGCGGCGGTGGCGGCCGATCGTGCGCTGCGACCGGCGAAGCCCGTCTGGAACGCGGAGCCCTGCTACGAGGCGCACCCGGTCATGCGGATGCACCGCGGCGGCTGGAAGCCGGCCGGCGGCTTCTTCGACGAGCACGACGTGCGGGACGCGGCCTGGCGCTCCGCCTTCTCGGGCGCCTGCGGGCACGCCTACGGCTGCCACAGCGTGTGGCAGGCGTACGAGCCGGAGGGCCCGCGGGCGACCGAACCGGTGAACTTCCCCGGCGACGCGTGGCACCGGCAGCTGGCGCTGCCCGGAGCGGAGCAGATGCGCCACCTCGCGGCGTTCATGGCAGAGCATGAAGACTGGGAGCCGCTGGATCCCGGGCACGCGGGGGATCTTCCGGCCCTGCGGTCGGCCTCCGGCAAGGAGGTGGCGGTCTACGCGATGAAGGCCCTGCCGATCGCCTACCGCCGGCGGCAGCTGGAGGGCCTGGCGGCACGCGTGGGCGTGTCGCCGCGGCGGTGGCTGGACCCGCGGACCGGCCGCGAAACGCCCGCTGAACCCGGGCGGTCCGCGGACGGGCCGGATCCGTCGCGGGACGCCGTGCTGCGGCTGGCTTGA
- the trpA gene encoding tryptophan synthase subunit alpha, with amino-acid sequence MPSRVKDSFAALRSSGRRGLMPFVTAGDPSLDDLPDLLAALEAGGATAVEVGIPFSDPVADGPVIAESMQHALRGGVTVAAVFAAVREARRRVSIPLVAMLSYSIVYRLGLDRFCEEAAAAGFDGLIIPDLAVEESAESAAAAARAGLTLSLLVAPSTPPKRAARLAEASTGFVYVVSRAGITGADKDVPEGLAERVAGLRAATDLPLAVGFGIASAAQVRQVVGAADAAIVGSALVRRLAGFRGDGHAAAADAARAFVAELAAGLPAPAAA; translated from the coding sequence ATGCCCTCCCGCGTCAAGGACTCCTTCGCCGCCCTCCGCTCCTCCGGTCGCCGCGGCTTGATGCCCTTCGTGACGGCGGGGGATCCGTCGCTGGACGACCTGCCCGACCTGCTGGCGGCGCTGGAAGCCGGGGGCGCGACGGCGGTGGAGGTGGGGATCCCCTTCAGCGACCCGGTGGCGGACGGCCCGGTCATCGCGGAGTCGATGCAGCACGCGCTGCGGGGGGGCGTGACCGTGGCGGCTGTTTTCGCGGCCGTCCGGGAGGCGCGGCGGCGGGTGTCGATCCCGCTGGTGGCGATGCTGAGCTACTCGATCGTCTACCGGCTGGGCCTGGACCGCTTCTGCGAGGAAGCCGCGGCTGCGGGCTTCGACGGGCTCATCATCCCGGACCTCGCCGTCGAAGAATCGGCGGAATCGGCGGCGGCCGCGGCGCGGGCGGGGCTGACGCTGAGCCTCCTGGTGGCCCCGTCGACGCCGCCAAAGCGGGCGGCGCGGCTGGCAGAGGCGAGCACGGGCTTCGTGTACGTCGTCAGCCGCGCGGGCATCACCGGGGCCGACAAGGACGTGCCGGAGGGGCTGGCGGAGCGGGTGGCGGGCTTGCGGGCCGCGACGGACCTCCCGCTGGCCGTGGGCTTCGGCATCGCCTCGGCGGCGCAGGTCCGCCAGGTGGTGGGCGCAGCGGACGCGGCCATCGTCGGCTCGGCGCTGGTCCGCCGGCTCGCGGGCTTCCGGGGCGACGGGCACGCCGCGGCGGCCGACGCGGCGCGGGCGTTCGTCGCCGAGCTCGCGGCGGGCCTGCCGGCTCCGGCGGCGGCATGA
- a CDS encoding GspE/PulE family protein, with the protein MSRKRQPLGQILKQWDLVTEGRVEEALKIAKASGKKRIGEVLVSLGYVTENDVAKALATQYGLEFVDLDEPNVIDREDFPLIPQDIVKRYLVLPLGKEGSTLKVLVHDPMDINLIDDLQFRLGGKIELALGAKGKIKEYIDNAFSDTKASIDKLTQDLSVDTSMDLTMDKTIDASMDRGSSIDIGAGKAENADDPSAAPVIRLVNQIIAQAVQQRVSDIHIEPFEDRVRLRYRVDGVCQERDRIPKRIQGAVLARLKIMAGVRVEEKRIPQDGRIKMRIGEDTIDFRVSFCPAYHGESIVLRILRPDAANIGLEKLGMQPDTLEAFNTIITKPNGIFLVTGPTGSGKTTTLYSALQQLNRPDRKIITAEDPIEYNFKGINQCQVNTQMKPPLTFQRILKAMLRQAPNIILVGEIRDKEVGEVAIQAALTGHMVFSTLHTNDAPSAITRLIDMGLKPFLVASSIQAVLAQRLIRLLCEHCKEPDPNPSRREMAMVGLSPADLEGRTIYKAVGCKRCSQKGYRGRQGIYEIMMMNSEIRELAFNRAQVSKIRRVAEASGMRNLLGDGRLKILEGKTTIEEIARLTQIEGVVEEVEEELVA; encoded by the coding sequence ATGTCTCGCAAACGCCAACCCCTCGGTCAGATCCTCAAGCAGTGGGACCTCGTCACCGAGGGCCGCGTGGAAGAGGCGCTCAAGATCGCCAAGGCGTCGGGGAAGAAGCGCATCGGCGAGGTGCTCGTCAGCCTCGGATACGTCACCGAGAACGACGTCGCCAAGGCGCTCGCGACCCAGTACGGGCTCGAGTTTGTCGACCTCGACGAGCCCAACGTGATCGACCGGGAAGACTTCCCGCTGATCCCGCAGGACATCGTCAAGCGCTATCTGGTGCTGCCGCTGGGCAAGGAGGGCAGCACGCTGAAGGTGCTCGTCCACGACCCGATGGACATCAACCTCATCGACGACCTGCAGTTCCGCCTCGGCGGGAAGATCGAGCTCGCGCTGGGCGCGAAGGGGAAGATCAAGGAGTACATCGACAACGCCTTCAGCGACACCAAGGCCTCGATCGACAAGCTGACGCAAGACCTCTCGGTCGACACGTCCATGGACCTCACCATGGACAAGACCATCGACGCGTCGATGGACCGCGGCAGCTCCATCGACATCGGCGCCGGCAAGGCCGAGAACGCCGACGACCCCTCGGCCGCGCCCGTGATCCGGCTGGTCAACCAGATCATCGCCCAGGCCGTCCAGCAGCGGGTCTCGGACATCCACATCGAGCCCTTCGAAGACCGCGTTCGCCTGCGCTACCGCGTCGACGGCGTGTGCCAGGAGCGCGACCGCATCCCCAAGCGGATCCAGGGGGCGGTGCTCGCACGCCTCAAGATCATGGCCGGCGTGCGCGTCGAGGAGAAGCGGATCCCGCAGGACGGCCGCATCAAGATGCGGATCGGCGAGGACACGATCGACTTCCGCGTGTCGTTCTGTCCCGCCTACCACGGGGAATCGATCGTGCTGCGGATCCTGCGGCCCGACGCCGCGAACATCGGGCTCGAGAAGCTGGGCATGCAGCCCGACACGCTCGAGGCCTTCAACACGATCATCACCAAGCCCAACGGCATCTTCCTGGTCACCGGGCCCACGGGCTCGGGCAAGACGACGACGCTGTACTCGGCCCTCCAGCAGCTCAACCGGCCCGACCGGAAGATCATCACCGCCGAGGACCCGATCGAATACAACTTCAAGGGCATCAACCAGTGCCAGGTCAACACGCAGATGAAGCCGCCGTTGACCTTCCAGAGGATCCTCAAGGCGATGCTGCGGCAGGCGCCCAACATCATCCTCGTGGGTGAGATCCGCGACAAGGAGGTCGGCGAGGTGGCCATCCAGGCTGCGCTGACCGGCCACATGGTCTTCAGCACGCTGCACACCAACGACGCGCCCTCGGCGATCACCCGCCTCATCGACATGGGCCTCAAGCCCTTCCTCGTGGCATCGTCGATCCAGGCCGTGCTCGCCCAGCGGCTCATCCGCCTGCTGTGCGAGCACTGCAAGGAGCCCGATCCCAACCCCAGCCGCCGCGAGATGGCGATGGTCGGGCTGAGCCCGGCGGACCTGGAAGGCCGCACGATCTACAAAGCCGTCGGCTGCAAGCGATGCTCGCAGAAGGGCTACCGCGGCCGGCAGGGCATCTACGAGATCATGATGATGAACTCGGAGATCCGCGAGCTCGCCTTCAACCGAGCCCAGGTCTCCAAGATCCGTCGCGTCGCCGAGGCCTCCGGCATGCGGAACCTGCTCGGCGACGGCCGCCTCAAGATCCTCGAGGGCAAGACCACGATCGAGGAGATCGCCCGCCTGACCCAGATCGAGGGCGTGGTGGAGGAAGTGGAAGAGGAGTTGGTGGCTTGA
- a CDS encoding helix-turn-helix transcriptional regulator, producing MPIQDPRSPGPQPPDTGTRLIRCGDWREPMCRIHGCGYTRHLEPEVGTHLDWGVSERFGQLRLVLRGGVRLRIDDRAVEIGPGGGLSLLLPARGIRSEVARLPTDILWIQFSGAAALGLLQRMQREVGVLQQLPRRGRAERTLRKIIREAVADPVRDPFHWSERGQVLLHAWWQECLAAERAGRDPLSGGGSRPLPARLQRRSVAPPEASPLLREAPRTVGEFAERLGYSRSHLTRILRESWKETPAAVLRRDRMERARELLRRGGSVAQAAADAGYASHQTFSRAYRRHFGRLPSAEGEAEPGEG from the coding sequence TTGCCCATCCAGGATCCGCGGTCGCCGGGACCCCAGCCCCCCGACACCGGGACGCGGCTGATCCGCTGCGGCGATTGGCGCGAGCCGATGTGCCGGATCCATGGGTGCGGGTACACCCGGCACCTGGAACCGGAGGTCGGCACCCACCTGGACTGGGGCGTCTCCGAGCGGTTCGGGCAGCTGCGGCTGGTGCTCCGCGGCGGCGTCCGGCTCCGCATCGATGACCGGGCCGTGGAGATCGGGCCCGGCGGCGGGCTGTCCCTGCTGCTCCCGGCCCGCGGGATCCGCAGCGAGGTCGCGCGGCTGCCGACCGACATCCTGTGGATCCAGTTCAGCGGAGCCGCAGCGCTCGGGCTGCTCCAACGGATGCAGCGGGAGGTGGGGGTGCTGCAGCAGCTGCCCCGCCGCGGGCGGGCCGAGCGGACGCTGCGGAAGATCATCCGCGAGGCGGTCGCGGATCCGGTCCGCGACCCCTTCCACTGGAGCGAACGCGGGCAGGTGCTGCTGCACGCCTGGTGGCAGGAGTGCCTCGCGGCCGAGCGCGCCGGGCGCGATCCGCTCTCCGGCGGCGGCAGCCGGCCGCTGCCGGCGCGGCTCCAGCGCCGCAGCGTGGCGCCGCCCGAGGCGTCCCCGCTGCTCCGGGAGGCGCCGCGGACGGTGGGGGAGTTCGCCGAGCGGCTCGGCTATTCCCGCTCGCACCTCACGCGGATCCTCCGAGAGAGCTGGAAGGAGACACCCGCGGCGGTGCTCCGCCGCGATCGCATGGAGCGGGCCCGGGAGCTGCTGCGGCGGGGCGGGTCCGTCGCTCAGGCCGCCGCGGACGCCGGCTACGCCAGCCACCAGACCTTCAGCCGCGCGTACCGCCGGCACTTCGGGCGGCTGCCCTCGGCGGAGGGGGAGGCGGAACCGGGCGAGGGCTGA
- a CDS encoding exodeoxyribonuclease III, with protein sequence MRVTTWNVNGLRAALKKGFAEELARLGPDVLLLQEVRAFPEQLPGGWGEDGSHGWTKHFHPAEKPGYAGVAVFTRGPSAVSLRGLCGPRQRSAACPEGRVLGVRFGGVEHVSVYLPSGSSSEAAQARKDAWLDAFAPFAARLARRRTPVVLGGDLNIAHGENDIHNPVANRKSSGFLPHERSWFGGELLASGWRDEQRHHAGDVRGPYSWWSNRGRARTLDRGWRIDYLLTNRPAAARSADASTDRAAGLRCSDHAPVSVDLRQAPPPPLRHR encoded by the coding sequence ATGCGTGTCACCACCTGGAACGTCAACGGCCTCCGCGCTGCGCTGAAGAAGGGCTTCGCCGAGGAGCTCGCACGCCTCGGGCCCGACGTCCTGCTCCTCCAGGAGGTCCGCGCCTTCCCCGAGCAGCTGCCCGGCGGCTGGGGGGAGGACGGCAGCCACGGCTGGACCAAGCACTTCCACCCCGCCGAGAAGCCCGGCTACGCCGGCGTCGCCGTCTTCACCCGCGGACCGTCGGCCGTTTCGCTCCGCGGGCTCTGCGGTCCGCGGCAGAGAAGCGCCGCCTGCCCCGAGGGCCGGGTGCTCGGCGTCCGCTTCGGCGGCGTCGAGCATGTCAGCGTTTACCTGCCCTCCGGCTCCTCGTCGGAGGCTGCCCAGGCGAGGAAGGACGCCTGGCTGGACGCCTTCGCCCCCTTCGCCGCCCGCCTCGCCCGCCGGCGCACGCCGGTCGTCCTCGGCGGCGACCTGAACATCGCCCACGGCGAGAACGACATCCACAACCCGGTCGCCAACCGGAAGTCCAGCGGCTTCCTCCCGCACGAGCGGAGCTGGTTCGGGGGCGAGCTGCTGGCCTCGGGCTGGCGCGACGAGCAACGCCACCACGCCGGCGACGTGCGGGGCCCCTACAGCTGGTGGAGCAACCGCGGCCGGGCCCGCACCCTCGACCGCGGCTGGCGGATCGACTACCTGCTGACCAACCGCCCCGCCGCCGCCCGGTCCGCCGACGCCTCCACCGACCGCGCCGCCGGCCTCCGCTGCTCCGACCACGCTCCGGTCAGCGTCGACCTCCGCCAAGCCCCACCGCCCCCGCTCCGCCACCGGTAG
- a CDS encoding DUF1559 family PulG-like putative transporter translates to MPSPRRSATRRSAFTLIELLVVISIIALLIGILLPALRAAREAARGMQCSSNMRQLAIGNYAYAAEHKQLLAANWDHGNFVLGTGGQSLFWQENLAPYIPVLEDDGTTATRLQWRSNPAIVFNCPSSEFIADASFTSAPNAFMAGDSDPGNGADPWDDRGIDTVPAPSEIIMHGETDGDQLNNPSNYMGTHDGSVGWATGGVATGINWGGNWMSLPGFRHGGSETGDVPGSTMASPPRQMAGSTANMAFMDGHVQAMRPAELVDNGGNGPDNGGSPWRWWN, encoded by the coding sequence GTGCCTTCCCCTCGCCGAAGCGCCACCCGTCGATCCGCCTTCACCCTCATCGAGCTGCTCGTGGTGATCTCGATCATCGCGCTCTTGATCGGCATCCTCTTGCCCGCGCTCCGGGCCGCGCGAGAGGCCGCCCGCGGCATGCAGTGCAGCTCGAACATGCGGCAGCTGGCCATCGGCAACTACGCCTACGCCGCCGAGCACAAGCAGCTGCTCGCCGCCAACTGGGACCACGGCAACTTCGTGCTGGGCACCGGCGGCCAGTCGCTGTTCTGGCAGGAGAATCTCGCCCCGTACATCCCCGTCCTCGAGGACGACGGCACCACCGCGACGCGCCTGCAGTGGAGGTCCAACCCCGCGATCGTCTTCAACTGCCCGTCGTCGGAGTTCATCGCCGACGCCTCCTTCACGTCCGCTCCGAACGCCTTCATGGCGGGCGACAGCGACCCCGGCAACGGCGCCGACCCCTGGGACGACCGCGGCATCGACACCGTGCCCGCCCCCTCGGAGATCATCATGCACGGGGAGACCGACGGCGACCAGCTCAACAACCCCTCCAACTACATGGGCACGCACGACGGCTCGGTGGGCTGGGCGACCGGCGGCGTCGCCACGGGCATCAACTGGGGCGGCAACTGGATGTCGCTGCCCGGCTTCCGGCACGGCGGCAGCGAGACCGGCGACGTCCCCGGATCGACCATGGCCTCGCCGCCGCGGCAGATGGCCGGCAGCACCGCGAACATGGCCTTCATGGACGGCCACGTGCAGGCGATGCGGCCCGCGGAGCTGGTCGACAACGGCGGCAACGGCCCCGACAACGGCGGCTCGCCCTGGCGCTGGTGGAACTGA
- a CDS encoding type IV pilus twitching motility protein PilT, with protein sequence MSTMRIDRLLDTVISQEASDLHLTVGKPPTVRMSGKLIELKTKALEPDDTMALMKAISPERAQNELQETGSGDFGFAYGDGDPKKSARFRVAIFKQRGCVALVLRRIPTMLLDIDKIGLPAIVKDLIRRPRGLFLVTGPTGSGKTTTLASMIDYINTNLDRHIITVEDPIEYTHEHKKSIVNQREIHVDAPSFSESLRRALRQDPDIILVGEMRDLETIENAITAAETGHLVFGTLHTNSASGTINRLIDAFPTNQQQQVRAQLSTALIAVLCQQLLKRADVKGMCAAYEFMVVTPAIANLIREAQSYKIDSAIQTGKKFGMKLLDDYLWELYDAGKIHAEDMIDRARNPEALTEKVHRTGRKVGRQELDESAT encoded by the coding sequence ATGTCGACGATGCGAATCGACCGCCTGCTCGACACGGTCATCTCCCAGGAAGCCTCCGACCTCCACCTCACCGTGGGCAAGCCGCCGACGGTGCGGATGAGCGGGAAGCTGATCGAGCTCAAGACCAAGGCACTCGAGCCGGACGACACGATGGCCCTCATGAAGGCGATCTCGCCGGAGCGGGCCCAGAACGAGCTGCAGGAGACCGGCTCGGGCGACTTCGGTTTCGCCTACGGCGACGGCGACCCGAAGAAGTCGGCCCGCTTCCGCGTGGCCATCTTCAAGCAGCGCGGCTGCGTCGCGCTCGTCCTGCGGCGGATCCCCACGATGCTGCTGGACATCGACAAGATCGGCCTGCCGGCGATCGTCAAGGACCTGATCCGGCGGCCCCGCGGCCTCTTCCTGGTCACGGGGCCGACCGGCTCGGGCAAGACCACGACGCTCGCCTCGATGATCGACTACATCAACACCAACCTCGACCGGCACATCATCACGGTCGAGGACCCCATCGAGTACACGCACGAGCACAAGAAGTCGATCGTCAACCAGCGGGAGATCCACGTCGACGCGCCCAGCTTCTCCGAGTCGCTGCGCCGGGCCCTGCGGCAGGACCCCGACATCATCCTCGTCGGCGAGATGCGCGACCTGGAGACGATCGAGAACGCCATCACCGCGGCCGAGACGGGCCACCTCGTGTTCGGCACGCTGCACACCAACTCCGCCTCGGGCACGATCAACCGGCTGATCGACGCCTTCCCCACGAACCAGCAGCAGCAGGTGCGGGCGCAGCTGTCCACCGCGTTGATCGCGGTTCTCTGCCAGCAGTTGCTCAAGCGGGCCGACGTCAAGGGCATGTGCGCCGCCTACGAGTTCATGGTCGTGACGCCGGCCATCGCCAACCTCATCCGCGAAGCCCAGAGCTACAAGATCGACTCGGCCATCCAGACCGGCAAGAAGTTCGGCATGAAGCTGCTCGACGACTACCTGTGGGAGCTGTACGACGCCGGCAAGATCCACGCGGAGGACATGATCGACCGCGCCCGCAACCCCGAGGCGCTGACCGAGAAGGTGCACCGCACCGGCCGCAAGGTCGGCCGCCAGGAGCTCGACGAGAGCGCGACCTGA